A genomic window from Silene latifolia isolate original U9 population chromosome Y, ASM4854445v1, whole genome shotgun sequence includes:
- the LOC141626445 gene encoding shewanella-like protein phosphatase 1: protein MVVGHTPQTQGVNCEYNCSIWRIDVGMSSGVLDSRPEVMEILDNKPRAIRGKGDTVGTVGRTTKPFSPTPPLNRVVIIIQFKVQVCE, encoded by the exons ATGGTCGTGGGTCATACTCCTCAGACTCAAGGGGTGAACTG TGAGTATAACTGTAGCATATGGCGTATTGATGTCGGAATGTCCAGTGGAGTTCTGGATTCCCGGCCTGAG GTTATGGAAATATTAGACAACAAACCAAGAGCAATTAGAGGAAAAGGCGACACT GTTGGCACAGTTGGTCGCACCACAAAACCATTTTCACCCACCCCGCCCTTGAACAGGGTAGTCATCATTATTCAGTTTAAGGTTCAAGTGTGTGAATGA